In a single window of the Solea senegalensis isolate Sse05_10M linkage group LG1, IFAPA_SoseM_1, whole genome shotgun sequence genome:
- the LOC122767227 gene encoding homeobox protein Mohawk-like — protein MHLLTEENSPCERMNKVAAMKSDVLLHLEDSRGAGERSRFNCEDLPQSSLPDGQNTDLMQYQDNTKNSATVKYRRYGSRLGGVKVRHKRQVLQDMARPLKHWLYKHRDNPYPTKTEKVLLALGSHMTLVQVSNWFANARRRLKNTVRQPDLSWALRIKLYNKYIQGNAERLSVCSDDTGSDDEECPLQTPVSQSHFGRTSSHKGVLQKQGSVLAMADSANSDDSTSPPSKYKSSLLNRYLNDTLRHMMAAEADGVTSSLKRRSHSESFSSNECDRDAASPASSCETEANFVYHMVDYTTANYDREQQQDQGQRRPDDQGWREIHAAVALTNLAQGQSHTEDKSSVMVPLTAKGQSCTQEPYSTVRTTVIDRMQVTAPDCALRQSCTTGPTLTSRIIQKSSHISEVQTVKVALANSV, from the exons ATGCACCTGTTGACCGAGGAAAACTCTCCCTGCGAAAGAATGAACAAAGTGGCCGCGATGAAGTCTGACGTGCTGCTTCATTTGGAGGACAGCAGAGGAGCAGGGGAGAGGAGCAGGTTCAACTGTGAAGACTTACCTCAGAGCAGTTTACCAGATGGACAGAACACAGACCTGATGCAATACCAGGACAACACTAAAAACAGCGCGACTGTCAAGTACAGACGATACGG GTCTCGTCTCGGTGGGGTCAAAGTTCGCCACAAGAGACAGGTGCTGCAGGACATGGCCCGACCACTCAAACACTGGctttacaaacacagagacaatccTTATCCCACCAAGACTGAGAAGGTCCTGCTGGCTCTGGGGTCACATATGACACTCGTGCAG GTTTCCAACTGGTTTGCCAATGCCCGACGAAggctgaaaaacacagtgagacagccTGATCTGAGTTGGGCTCTCAGGATCAAACTTTATAATAAATACATCCAGGGAAACGCTGAAAGGCTGAGTGTATGCAGTGATGACACTGGCTCAGATG ATGAAGAATGTCCCTTACAAACTCCTGTCAGCCAGTCACACTTTGGCAGGACATCCTCTCACAAAGGTGTACTCCAGAAACAGGGCAGCGTCCTCGCCATGGCGGACTCCGCAAACAGCGATGACAGCACGTCACCGCCATCCAAATACAAGAGCAGTTTACTGAATCGGTACCTTAACGACACCCTGCGGCACATGATGGCAGCTGAGGCTGACGGCGTCACCTCATCCCTAAAGAGGAGGAGTCACTCCGAGTCGTTCAGCTCCAACGAATGCGATCGAGACGCCGCGTCTCCGGCATCGTCCTGTGAAACAGAGGCAAATTTTGTCTACCACATGG tGGACTACACGACAGCTAACTATGACAG GGAACAACAGCAGGATCAAGGCCAGCGGAGACCAGACGACCAAGGCTGGAGGGAGATCCACGCCGCCGTGGCTCTGACCAACTTGGCCCAGGGGCAGAGCCATACTGAGGATAAGAGCAGTGTTATGGTGCCACTCACTGCCAAAGGGCAGAGCTGCACCCAGGAGCCCTACTCCACAGTGAGAACCACCGTCATAGACAGGATGCAGGTTACAGCTCCTGACTGTGCTCTGAGGCAGAGCTGCACCACAGGGCCCACTCTCACTAGTCGCATCATCCAGAAGTCTTCTCATATCTCAGAAGTCCAGACTGTTAAAGTAGCCCTGGCAAACAGTGTCTAa